The Maridesulfovibrio sp. genomic sequence TGCAGAAGACGGACAGGAAGCAATGGACATGCTTAGCAGGGACCACTATGACATGGCCTTTATGGATGTTCATATGCCGGAAATGGATGGTCGCGACGTTGTTGCCGGAATCCGCAAAAAAGGCATAAAAATCCCGATCATTGCCATGACCACCGGTGATGACCCGGACCTCCTGCAAAGCTGCCTGGAATCCGGATACAGCACATTCATGCTTAAGCCCATACTTCAGGAAGACGTATTCAGGCTGGTGAAAAAATTCCACTAACCTCCATAGGCGATGCTTTCTCAATTCATAAAATTTTTATCACCTATTGCTGCATTTGAAAGCCTGAAAAAGGCTTTTCATGAATGCCGCTGTCCTGCCTGCATGCATATCCATACCGGCAGTGGATTATGCAAAACGTGTCAGGATCAAATAGCAGCGAAACCTATAAACGTATGTAAGGTCTGCGGCGAAGAGCTTGATTCAACGGATGCTGACGAACGCCCATGCATCACCTGCCGAACCGAGCACCGCAACTTCAGCAGGCTTTACTTTTACGGTTTGCATGAAGGACTGCTGCGGGAAATGATCATCGGCTGGAAATTCAATAACCAGTACGGATACAATGCACTTTTCCGGCAATTAATTGCCGAACGGTGCATGGATATAGCGGAGCAGGACCGCCCGGACCTGATTGTTCCCGTACCTCTGCATCCGTCCAGACTGCATGAACGCGGTTTCAACCAATCTCTCATACTGGCACAGGGAG encodes the following:
- a CDS encoding response regulator encodes the protein MTAEDISKLSILVAEDSPPVRLVLKTYLGKLGIAPQFAEDGQEAMDMLSRDHYDMAFMDVHMPEMDGRDVVAGIRKKGIKIPIIAMTTGDDPDLLQSCLESGYSTFMLKPILQEDVFRLVKKFH
- a CDS encoding ComF family protein → MHIHTGSGLCKTCQDQIAAKPINVCKVCGEELDSTDADERPCITCRTEHRNFSRLYFYGLHEGLLREMIIGWKFNNQYGYNALFRQLIAERCMDIAEQDRPDLIVPVPLHPSRLHERGFNQSLILAQGAAAATGAELSDKALLRTRKTTPQTQLSGAERRTNLHTAFVADSTLVAGRHILLTDDVYTTGSTADECARTLLEYGAERIEVLTLSRALI